Proteins from a single region of Bacteroidia bacterium:
- a CDS encoding head GIN domain-containing protein — MKKSLAFSLIIAFMLVMGACSKDGHRCIKGKGSIVSRDFSIQPFDRFSYFGSGDIYITQGAATTMRIEGQQNILEELDIDNTGGELRIGKNNCFRGHKDITIHITTPSLISVSLSGSSTLRGIGTFESTSFQASISGSGDADLNIFTEHLVADISGSGSMRFGGSAGFQHLNISGSGSMHAFALEGEEADIDVSGSGECEVNVSQKLKVRISGSGDVYYKGNPVIESDISGSGKLVRVN, encoded by the coding sequence ATGAAAAAGTCTCTCGCATTCAGTCTTATAATCGCTTTCATGTTGGTAATGGGAGCTTGCAGCAAAGATGGCCACCGCTGCATTAAGGGCAAAGGCAGCATCGTTTCGCGCGATTTTTCAATTCAGCCTTTCGACCGGTTCAGCTACTTTGGAAGTGGCGATATTTACATCACCCAGGGGGCGGCAACCACTATGCGCATTGAAGGCCAGCAAAACATCCTGGAAGAGCTTGATATAGACAATACTGGAGGGGAGCTGCGCATTGGCAAGAACAATTGTTTCAGAGGTCACAAGGATATCACCATTCATATTACAACTCCCTCCCTTATCAGTGTCAGCCTTTCAGGCAGTAGTACGCTACGCGGCATCGGTACCTTTGAAAGCACTTCTTTTCAGGCTAGTATCTCAGGATCAGGAGATGCCGATCTGAATATTTTCACAGAACATCTCGTGGCCGATATCAGTGGCAGTGGGAGTATGCGTTTTGGTGGCAGTGCAGGTTTCCAGCACCTGAATATCTCCGGAAGCGGCAGCATGCATGCCTTTGCGCTGGAAGGTGAAGAGGCTGATATTGATGTTAGCGGCAGTGGTGAGTGCGAGGTGAACGTGAGCCAAAAGCTGAAAGTAAGGATCAGTGGAAGCGGGGATGTTTACTATAAAGGAAATCCCGTGATCGAATCTGATATTTCAGGTTCGGGAAAACTGGTGAGGGTAAATTAA